From a region of the Kwoniella newhampshirensis strain CBS 13917 chromosome 11, whole genome shotgun sequence genome:
- a CDS encoding phosphatidylserine decarboxylase has protein sequence MAPDTEAALSIANDQVRLDTQRSHPRLKRLASKPLKLAASTFRNRPRSQSRSRGDSPDRSNTETSSTAPSISEGKSSSSTSGGGGGWRRRRSHHLHHSHMPVAEAATLTPAQVASAARGPRKPLEGEQPAAWLRVRVVKAQGLVAKDRSGTSDPFLSLLMPPSTRQTTPVVKKTLNPTFPPESSTFDFPLYNSLAGVVGGRGLEGVLWDKDLMRKEYMGELAIPIEDWFPGGEVLLWSENLPILTHRLLSTRRKHKVSGTVSFQIGFIASKNGSPNEDTLTKARMVYGAMVEQATVGRGVIGVLGVPAHKGIGTVKMRRKSTFDSSLESDDTTSSRLNDARAAIISSMTGNHKTSPLSGNGHGTVDDVEVEYEEDDDILSDDGMSSSSSDEYEDAVEEEDEPHPQVSESPSMMENLIEKMSGQTAGLPSGRPAEATKRSSDDQVPKSAGLLTPSPAPLKTPSRQTSLPGYFDSGVAGRSGVESGLSTPMITTPGGTKTRRPLFKRGKSRTSSANHLQQIEKKSRKKGFNFDATQGREVLGIVILEIKGATDLPKLKNALRVSFDMDPFVVISFGKKVFRTRVIRHSLNPVWDEKLLFHVRRHESSYTMQFAVLDWDKVSGNDMVGTCTLPLSELVADAPKPNSETGLYGKEVDGKHEMKEFTLPVSTDKDVAWESKHSPRLTVRAKYEPYDALRQRFWRQYITQYDADDTGTMSYTELTAMLDSLGSTLTRRTLEGYFSSCGKSAEKDELTIEEVIKCLEGEVTKSRMEKEKVATDDFATTGTSTPAVAAQSAEHGLNMVGPQGNISSPVDPDELADHILKSRPRNQEVTHGDETAGNIVPIKAEEREAGVPAVKVERTASLDGTTVSANGAFTPQSVSSDAEDLDGDSSSSPDDRERIINIKTCPLCHRPRLGKKTEQDIVTHLAVCASADWSRVDRIVTANYVTSSQAQRKFLSKIVNKVAIGSYALGANSANVIVQDRITGQLQEEKMAVYVRLGIRVLYKGAKTSMHGARTRKLLKSLSVKQGLKYDSPSSAVDIPGFIAFHKLDVNEILDPLDSFKTFNQFFYRKLKPDARPIEEPDNPGRLVSCADCRMMAFETVNEATQIWIKGREFTVGRLLGPNYKDVADRYDGGALAIFRLAPQDYHRFHSPVKGKVGKMTMIDGEYYTVNPQAIRTTLDVYGENVRKVVPIQSEDFGLVMTVWVGAMMVGSILTTVEEGQNIDRADELGYFAFGGSTIVCLFEKGALQWDEDLLQNGRASIETLVRMGMGIGRSTRK, from the exons ATGGCACCCGACACGGAAGCCGCTTTGTCCATAGCGAACGATCAAGTGCGACTCGACACCCAACGTTCTCATCCACGTCTCAAACGTCTCGCGTCGAAACCGCTCAAACTTGCCGCGTCGACGTTCCGAAATAGACCTCGTTCCCAATCGCGTTCGAGGGGCGACTCGCCCGACAGATCGAACACAGAGACGTCCAGTACTGCACCTTCGATCTCTGAGGGCAAGTCAAGCTCCAGCACGAGcggaggaggcggtggatggaggagaagacgtAGTCATCATTTGCATCATTCACATATGCCCGTTGCAGAGGCAGCGACTTTGACTCCTGCCCAAGTAGCTTCGGCTGCGAGAGGACCTCGAAAACCTCTAGAAGGGGAGCAACCAGCAGCTTGGCTCCGAGTCAGAGTCGTCAAAGCTCAAGGTTTGGTCGCAAAGGATAGAAGTGGGACAAGTGACCC CTTCTTGTCCCTTCTCATGCCCCCCTCTACACGTCAAACGACGCCTGTGGTGAAAAAGACACTCAACCCTACTTTCCCTCCCGAATCAAGCACATTCGATTTCCCGCTGTACAACAGTTTGGCCGGTGTAGTCGGCGGGAGGGGCCTGGAAGGTGTGCTCtgggacaag GATCTCATGAGAAAGGAATACATGGGAGAACTTGCTATACCCATCGAAGATTGGTTtccaggaggagaagtgcTTCTCTGGAGTGAGAACCTCCCT ATACTCACTCATCGACTCCTCTCCACTCGTCGGAAACACAAAGTGTCCGGCACTGTTTCGTTCCAGATCGGGTTCATCGCATCTAAAAACGGATCTCCGAACGAGGACACACTGACGAAGGCGAGAATGGTATATGGCGCCATGGTCGAGCAAGCCACTGTCGGCAGAGGTGTTATCGGCGTCCTTGGTGTCCCTGCT CACAAAGGAATAGGAACAGTCAAGATGCGTCGTAAGTCGACATTTGACTCGTCTCTCGAAAGCGACGATACCACCTCGAGTCGGCTCAATGACGCCAGGGCcgccatcatctcgtcaatGACCGGGAATCACAAGACCTCCCCTCTTTCTGGGAACGGCCATGGAACTGTGGACGATGTGGAAGTCGAgtacgaggaggatgacgacaTCCTCTCTGACGATGGCATGTCGAGTTCATCTTCAGATGAGTATGAAGACgcggtggaggaagaagatgaaccTCACCCTCAGGTCAGCGAGTCCCCGTCCATGATGGAAAACctgatcgagaagatgagcgGACAGACCGCTGGTCTCCCATCTGGCAGACCTGCTGAGGCGACTAAACGGTCCAGCGATGATCAAGTCCCAAAATCCGCAGGTCTTCttactccttctccagcaCCGTTGAAGACACCTTCCCGACAAACGTCACTGCCAGGATACTTTGACTCCGGAGTCGCCGGAAGGAGTGGTGTTGAATCAGGACTTTCTACACCAATGATCACCACTCCCGGTGGGACCAAGACTCGCCGTCCCCTATTCAAGCGCGGAAAGAGTAGGACAAGCTCGGCAAATCACCTTCAGCAAAtagagaagaagagcaggaagaaAGGATTCAACTTCGATGCTACTCAGGGCAGGGAGGTGTTAGGTATCGTCATCCTTGAAATCAAAGGGGCAACAGATCTGCCAAAGCTGAAGAATG CCTTGCGTGTCTCATTCGATATGGATCCATTCGTTGTCATTTCGTTCGGCAAGAAGGTTTTCAGGACGAGAGTCATCCGACATTCGCTCAACCCCGTGTGGGATGAGAAGCTTCTTTTCCACGTGAGAAGGCACGAGAGCTCCTATACCATGCAGTTCGCGGTGTTGGACTGGGATAAG GTGTCCGGGAACGATATGGTGGGTACATGCACATTGCCTCTCAGTGAGCTGGTGGCGGACGCACCCAAACCCAATTCCGAAACCGGGTTATACGgcaaggaggtggatggaaaGCATGAAATGAAAGAATTCACT CTCCCTGTATCTACCGATAAAGACGTTGCGTGGGAGTCAAAACACTCTCCTAGACTCACCGTACGAGCCAAATACGAACCATACGATGCCCTTCGTCAGCGGTTCTGGCGACAGTACATCACACAATACGATGCCGACGACACTGGTACCATGTCTTACACTGAGCTTACTGCCATGCTAGACTCGCTTGGCTCTACACTCACACGTCGTACTCTGGAAGGGTACTTCTCCAGCTGCGGCAAGTCtgcggagaaggatgaaTTGACCATTGAAGAAGTCATCAAGTGtctggaaggagaagtgaCGAAAAGCCGCatggagaaagagaaagttGCGACGGATGATTTCGCGACCACAGGGACGTCGACACCTGCTGTTGCGGCTCAGTCTGCCGAGCATGGACTGAACATGGTCGGACCCCAGGGAAACATCTCTTCACCTGTCGACCCAGACGAATTAGCGGATCATATACTCAAAAGTCGACCCAGAAACCAGGAGGTGACGCACGGGGACGAGACTGCTGGTAATATCGTGCCGATCAAAGccgaagaaagggaagcGGGCGTGCCTGCTGTCAAAGTTGAGCGGACCGCATCTCTGGATGGCACGACCGTGTCCGCAAACGGTGCTTTCACTCCTCAATCTGTCTCCTCAGACGCGGAGGACCTCGACGGTgattcgtcttcctcgccaGACGACCGAGAACggatcatcaacatcaagaCATGTCCGCTTTGTCATCGACCCAGATTGGGCAAGAAGACCGAACAAGACATCGTCACACATCTCGCTGTATGCGCTTCTGCGGATTGGTCAAGGGTCGATCGAATTGTTACTGCCAACTACGTCACTTCCAGTCAAGCGCAACGCAAATTCTTGTCAAAAATCGTAAACAAGGTGGCGATTGGAAGTTATGCTCTTGGAGCGAACAGCGCGAATGTCATTGTCCAAGATAGGATTACGGGTCAGCtacaagaggagaagatggcgGTCTATGTGAGACTAGGTATCAGGGTGCTTTACAAGGGTGCCAAGACCAGTATGCACGGCGCGAGGA CACGAAAGCTGCTCAAGTCGCTTTCCGTCAAGCAAGGTCTAAAATACgattctccatcttctgccGTGGATATCCCAGGATTCATAGCGTTCCACAAACTCGACGTCAACGAAATCCTAGACCCCTTGGACTCGTTCAAAACCTTCAACCAATTCTTCTACCGAAAACTCAAACCCGATGCGAGACCAATCGAAGAACCGGATAACCCCGGCCGACTCGTTTCTTGTGCTGATTGTAGAATGATGGCTTTCGAGACTGTCAACGAGGCCACGCAGATCTGGATTAAGGGTAGAGAATTTACGGTTGGGAGACTATTGGGTCCGAATTACAAGGACGTGGCGGACAGGTATGATGGCGGCGCTTTGGCCATCTTCCGACTCGCACCTCAGGACTATCACCGATTTCATTCTCCTGTCAAAGGCAAGGTTGGCAAGATGACCATGATCGATGGGGAATATTACACCGTCAATCCTCAAGCTATCCGTACGACGCTTGACGTCTATGGCGAGAATGTCAGGAAGGTGGTACCCATCCAGAGCGAGGACTTTGGTCTGGTCATGACGGTTTGGGTCGGTGCTATGA TGGTGGGCAGTATCTTGACTACTGTCGAGGAGGGACAAAATATCGACCGAGCGGATGAACTAGGATATTTCGCGTTCG GTGGCTCCACTATTGTCTGCTTGTTCGAGAAGGGCGCGTTACAatgggatgaggatctGCTGCAGAACGGAAGGGCGAGTATCGAAACCCTTGTGAGGATGGGCATGGGTATTGGACGGAGTACGAGGAAGTGA
- a CDS encoding peptidyl-prolyl cis-trans isomerase H has translation MASSLDPPAGVTRPIVFFDVSIGDTPAGRIKIELFSDITPKTAENFRQLCTGEHRVNSIPQGYKKATFHRIPQFMIQGGDFLRNDGTGSFSIYGAQFEDENFKVKHTGPGLLSMANSGPGTNGCQFFITCAPAEFLDGKHCVFGRVIDGLLTVRKIENVPTGANNRPKLVVRIAECGEM, from the exons ATGGCGTCCTCACTAGACCCACCTGCTGGCGTGACTCGCCCCATCGTCTTTTTCGACGTTTCAATAGGTGATACTCCAGCCGGACGAATCAAGATTG AATTGTTCAGCGATATCACACCGAA GACGGCAGAGAATTTCAGACAATTATGTACGGGTGAACATAG AGTGAATTCGATCCCGCAAGGATACAAGAAAGCGACATTCCATCG AATCCCACAATTCATGATCCAAGGCGGTGACTTCCTCCGAAACGACGGGACCGGTTCGTTCTCAATCTACGGCGCGCAGTTTGAAGATGAGAATTTCAAAGTGAAACACACCGGACCTGGTCTGTTGAGTATG GCCAACTCTGGACCCGGTACAAATGGttgtcaa TTCTTCATCACATGTGCACCTGCCGAGTTCCTCGATGGCAAACATTGCGTCTTCGGGCGTGTCATCGACGGTCTATTGACTGTCAGGAAAATCGAGAATGTGCCTACGGGAGCTAAcaacag ACCAAAGCTCGTGGTTAGAATAGCGGAGTGTGGAGAGATGTAA
- a CDS encoding deoxyhypusine synthase: protein MSSSTSAHESVLMPSEALPSDSVHIKGPDLSKSIDLQDLLKSYETIGFQATGLAKAIHVVEEMRKRRSDPDQPLTLFLGYTSNLISSGLREIIRFLAQHKLIDCLVTTAGGIEEDFIKCLGSTVLGEFHLDGAELRKKGLNRIGNLLVPNSNYCAFEDWIVPILDVMVKEQEEEGTKWAPSSVIARLGKEINNEDSVYYWCYKNDIPVFCPALTDGSLGDMIYFHTYKSTAQLSIDIVADIRRLNDMSVKAKQAGMIVLGGGVCKHQIANAMLFRNGADFAVYINTGQEYDGSDSGARPDEAVSWGKIRAGAQSVKVYADATLVFPLVVAATFGKAHWEQNAQEQASA, encoded by the exons ATGTCGAGCTCCACTTCGGCGCATGAGAGTGTGCTAATGCCCTCAGAGGCATTACCTTCGGACTCGGTGCATATCAAAGGACCGGACCTCAGCAAGTCCATCGACCTGCAAGATCTGTTGAAGAGCTACGAGACGATAGGATTTCAAGCGACCGGTCTCGCCAAAGCCATACAtgtcgtcgaggagatg AGGAAACGTCGTTCAGATCCCGACCAACCGCTCACGCTCTTCCTGGGATACACGTCCAACTTGATCTCTTCCGGTCTCAGAGAGATCATACGATTCTTGGCACAACACAAACTGATAGACTGTCTCGTCACCACTGCTGGAgggatcgaggaggatttCATAAAGTGTCTCGGTTCGACAGTGCTGGGAGAATTCCATCTGGACGGTGCGGAGTTGAGAAagaaagg CCTCAATCGGATCGGTAATCTCCTCGTACCCAACTCAAACTATTGCGCTTTCGAGGACTGGATCGTGCCGATACTGGACGTTATGGTGAAggaacaagaagaggaggggacGAAATGGGCGCCAAGCTCTGTGATTGCGAGACTAGGCAAGGAGATCAACAACGAGGACAGCGTATACTATTGGTGTTACAAA AACGACATCCCTGTATTCTGCCCGGCATTGACCGACGGTTCCCTCGGTGACATGATCTACTTCCACACCTACAAGTCAACAGCACAGCTCAGTATCGACATCGTAGCCGACATTCGACGATTAAATGATATGAGCGTCAAGGCAAAGCAAGCTGGTATGATCGTATTGGGTGGAGGAGTCTGCAAGCACCAGATTGCAAACGCAATGCTATTT AGGAACGGAGCGGACTTTGCTGTATACATCAACACCGGTCAAGAA TATGACGGCTCGGATTCTGGTGCTCGACCGGACGAAGCGGTGTCATGGGGTAAGATCAGAGCAGGAGCTCAAAGCGTCAAG GTGTATGCCGACGCTACCCTTGTATTCCCCTTGGTCGTGGCAGCTACATTCGGAAAGGCACATTGGGAGCAGAATGCGCAGGAGCAGGCCTCAGCGTAG